One genomic region from Polynucleobacter sp. MWH-P3-07-1 encodes:
- a CDS encoding MBL fold metallo-hydrolase, protein MNTQSQSKADQERAIHYPLADQLPQMGECIEVATGVYWLRMRLPFVLDHINLWLLQDQIDGIAGWTIVDCGIANEETQATWEQIFATQLKGLPILRVIVTHMHPDHIGLSQWLCERWNIPLWISMTDYLTAQWLSHKEGGAAVGNRAGSGGSADHFQKHGLTTPEDLERIRGRSSYYSKMVPGVPRQYRRIIDGEQIIIGGHDWQVIMGFGHAPEHASLFCKDLGVLISGDMLLPRISTNVSVYDADPDADPLGLYLDSLERFLPLPDDTLVLPSHGKPFTGIKVRVAQLKKHHDERLAETMEACQKPAHAREIVSVLFRRELDIHQMTFAMGESIAHLNYLLRRGKLRRQLCDDGVLRFSVV, encoded by the coding sequence ATGAATACACAAAGTCAAAGCAAGGCAGATCAAGAACGCGCCATTCATTATCCCTTAGCGGATCAATTACCCCAGATGGGTGAATGTATTGAGGTGGCAACAGGAGTGTATTGGCTCAGAATGCGACTGCCATTTGTTTTAGACCATATTAACTTGTGGCTTTTGCAAGACCAAATTGATGGCATTGCTGGTTGGACAATTGTGGATTGTGGCATTGCCAATGAAGAGACTCAAGCAACATGGGAGCAGATCTTTGCCACCCAATTAAAAGGCTTGCCAATTTTGCGTGTGATCGTTACCCACATGCATCCCGATCACATCGGTTTATCACAGTGGCTATGCGAACGCTGGAATATACCCCTGTGGATTTCAATGACGGATTATTTGACAGCGCAGTGGTTAAGTCACAAAGAGGGCGGGGCTGCAGTTGGTAACAGGGCGGGCAGCGGAGGCTCAGCTGATCATTTTCAGAAACATGGTTTGACCACTCCTGAAGATCTAGAAAGAATTCGGGGACGCTCAAGTTACTACAGCAAGATGGTTCCTGGTGTACCAAGACAATATCGTCGCATTATTGATGGCGAGCAAATTATCATTGGGGGACATGATTGGCAAGTCATTATGGGGTTTGGACATGCGCCCGAACATGCATCTCTTTTTTGTAAAGACTTAGGCGTTTTAATATCGGGGGACATGTTATTACCCCGCATCTCCACTAATGTGAGTGTCTACGATGCAGACCCCGATGCCGATCCATTGGGTTTGTATTTAGATTCTTTGGAGCGATTTCTACCTTTGCCTGATGACACTTTGGTGCTGCCCTCCCATGGCAAACCTTTTACAGGAATCAAAGTAAGAGTAGCTCAGCTCAAGAAACATCATGATGAACGCTTGGCAGAAACGATGGAGGCTTGTCAAAAGCCTGCTCATGCGAGAGAGATCGTGTCCGTCTTATTTAGACGCGAGCTCGATATTCACCAAATGACTTTTGCCATGGGTGAATCTATTGCTCATCTGAATTACCTACTGCGTCGAGGAAAGTTGCGTCGCCAGCTTTGCGACGACGGGGTTTTGCGGTTTTCCGTGGTTTAG
- a CDS encoding MDR family oxidoreductase has translation MFKAILVNKDDQGYRAELAQVDESSLPEGDVRVKVLYSTLNYKDGLAITGKGPVVRSFPMVPGIDFAGEVLESSSPDFKVGDMVLLNGWGVGEGHWGGLSQQARVKSDWLIPLPKGLTAKQALAIGTAGYTAMLCIMALEKHGTKPSDGEVLVTGAAGGVGSIAIALLSKLGFKVVASTGRMAEADYLKKLGATEVIDRASLSAPGKPLAKERWAAVVDSVGSHTLANACAQTKSDGAVAACGLAQGMDFPSTVAPFILRGVTLYGINSVTVPRGKRIAAYEQLSKLLDLKTLDEISHEISLADSIEYAQKLMAGNVRGRLIVDVNK, from the coding sequence ATGTTTAAGGCCATTTTAGTAAATAAGGATGATCAGGGGTATCGGGCTGAGTTGGCTCAAGTCGATGAATCTAGCCTGCCTGAGGGGGATGTCAGGGTAAAAGTGCTGTATTCCACCCTAAATTACAAAGATGGCTTAGCGATTACTGGCAAAGGCCCAGTAGTGCGAAGTTTTCCGATGGTGCCCGGGATTGATTTTGCCGGCGAGGTCTTGGAGAGCAGTAGCCCCGACTTTAAGGTGGGCGATATGGTGCTTCTGAATGGCTGGGGTGTAGGCGAGGGTCATTGGGGTGGTTTGTCGCAACAGGCTCGAGTGAAGTCAGATTGGTTGATTCCCTTACCCAAGGGCTTAACTGCCAAGCAAGCGCTTGCTATCGGAACTGCTGGGTATACGGCCATGTTATGCATCATGGCGCTGGAAAAGCATGGAACCAAACCTAGTGATGGCGAGGTCTTGGTGACAGGTGCGGCTGGCGGTGTTGGGAGCATTGCGATCGCCTTACTCAGTAAGTTGGGTTTCAAGGTAGTTGCAAGTACTGGGCGGATGGCAGAGGCAGATTACTTGAAAAAGCTGGGCGCCACTGAAGTGATTGACCGCGCAAGCTTATCTGCCCCAGGCAAGCCACTGGCTAAAGAGCGTTGGGCTGCCGTGGTTGATAGTGTGGGCAGTCATACTCTTGCAAATGCTTGCGCTCAGACTAAGAGTGATGGCGCGGTAGCCGCTTGCGGTCTTGCACAAGGCATGGACTTTCCTTCAACCGTTGCGCCATTTATTTTGCGTGGCGTCACTTTGTATGGCATTAATAGCGTTACTGTGCCACGTGGAAAACGGATTGCTGCTTACGAGCAACTCAGCAAGTTGCTAGATCTAAAAACACTAGATGAGATTTCTCACGAAATCAGCCTGGCAGACTCTATTGAGTATGCACAAAAGTTGATGGCTGGAAATGTGCGTGGACGCTTAATTGTGGATGTAAATAAGTAA
- the metH gene encoding methionine synthase, giving the protein MTMKLSGLEAFNLSADLRFVNIGERTNVTGSKAFARMILNNQFDEALTVARQQVENGAQIIDINMDEAMLDSEAAMTRFLNLIASEPDIARVPIMIDSSKWSVIEAGLKCIQGKPIVNSISLKEGEASFRAQAKLIRRYGAATVVMAFDEQGQADTYERKTEICKRCYDILVNEVGFPAEDIIFDPNIFAIATGIEEHDNYAVDFINATRWIKENLPGAKISGGVSNVSFSFRGNERVREAIHTVFLYHAVKAGMDMGIVNAGQLGVYEDLDPELKERVEDVVLNRFKEKDGQTPTERLLAIADQFKGDGTKQVENLVWRDDPVRSRLTHALVNGITSFIEEDTEELRAEIMGGGGRPIEVIEGPLMDGMNVVGDLFGEGKMFLPQVVKSARVMKQAVALLIPYIEEEKRQHVAAGGEAKAKGKIVMATVKGDVHDIGKNIVTVVLQCNNFEVANMGVMVPCAQILQKAKDENADIVGLSGLITPSLEEMTYVAQEMQRDPYFREKQIPLMIGGATTSRVHTAVKIAPHYDGPVVYVPDASRSVSVASSLLSDESAKKFIQDLRDDYERIRKQHANRKAAPTISLEAARKNRELIDWAHYTPEKPKFIGRRVFKNFALSEIAKYIDWTPFFQTWDLAGKFPAILDDEIVGVEARKVFEDAQVLLKKLIQGQWLQADAVVAFYPAATVGDDIVLYSDESKEHPLFVWHNLRQQSERPIVDGVRRPNRCLADYVAPKDSGVADYLGCFAVTTGHGVEKKVAEFQAKHDDYSAIMLKALADRLAEAFAELMHHRVRTDLWGYATDEMLTNEQMIDEDYRGIRPAPGYPACPAHEVKKDLLRVLGSEDIGMTLTESMAMNPASSVSGFYLAHPEARYFNVGKVSEDQLADLALRRGEAIEEVRRQLSSSLD; this is encoded by the coding sequence ATGACGATGAAGCTCTCCGGTCTTGAGGCCTTCAATCTTTCAGCAGACTTACGCTTTGTAAACATCGGCGAGCGTACCAACGTTACCGGCTCAAAAGCTTTTGCACGCATGATTTTGAATAATCAATTTGATGAGGCCTTAACGGTTGCTCGACAGCAAGTTGAGAATGGCGCTCAGATTATTGATATCAATATGGATGAAGCCATGTTGGATTCTGAAGCAGCGATGACACGCTTCCTCAATCTCATTGCCTCAGAACCTGATATTGCTCGTGTACCGATCATGATCGATTCCTCAAAGTGGAGTGTGATTGAAGCCGGCCTGAAATGTATTCAAGGCAAGCCAATTGTTAACTCGATTTCCTTAAAAGAAGGCGAAGCATCTTTTAGGGCGCAGGCAAAATTAATTCGTCGCTATGGCGCAGCAACCGTAGTCATGGCCTTTGATGAACAGGGTCAAGCAGACACCTATGAGCGCAAAACGGAGATTTGTAAGCGCTGCTATGACATCCTCGTCAATGAAGTGGGATTTCCGGCAGAAGACATTATTTTTGATCCCAATATTTTTGCGATTGCTACTGGTATTGAAGAGCACGATAACTATGCGGTGGATTTCATTAATGCGACTCGCTGGATTAAGGAAAACTTACCCGGCGCCAAGATTAGTGGTGGCGTCTCTAATGTGAGCTTCTCCTTTAGAGGCAATGAACGGGTTCGTGAAGCGATTCATACCGTTTTTCTATATCACGCTGTTAAAGCCGGCATGGACATGGGTATCGTCAATGCGGGTCAGTTGGGTGTTTATGAGGATCTCGACCCCGAGCTCAAAGAGCGAGTTGAAGATGTTGTTCTCAATCGCTTTAAAGAAAAAGATGGTCAGACTCCAACCGAGAGATTGTTGGCCATCGCTGATCAATTTAAAGGCGATGGTACAAAACAGGTCGAGAACTTGGTTTGGCGTGATGATCCTGTGCGATCCCGTTTAACGCATGCTTTAGTTAACGGTATTACCAGCTTTATTGAAGAAGATACCGAAGAATTACGGGCCGAGATCATGGGCGGTGGCGGCAGACCGATCGAGGTGATCGAAGGTCCATTAATGGATGGCATGAATGTAGTTGGTGATCTATTTGGAGAAGGCAAGATGTTTTTGCCCCAAGTCGTAAAGAGCGCTCGCGTCATGAAGCAAGCTGTTGCTTTACTGATCCCCTATATTGAAGAAGAGAAGCGTCAGCATGTTGCTGCTGGAGGAGAAGCTAAAGCCAAGGGCAAAATTGTGATGGCTACCGTCAAGGGCGATGTGCACGACATTGGTAAAAATATTGTGACGGTGGTTTTGCAATGTAATAACTTTGAAGTAGCCAATATGGGTGTGATGGTGCCTTGCGCTCAAATCTTACAGAAAGCCAAAGATGAGAATGCAGACATCGTAGGCTTATCGGGCTTGATTACTCCATCTTTAGAAGAGATGACCTATGTCGCGCAAGAAATGCAGCGCGATCCATATTTCCGTGAGAAGCAGATTCCGCTCATGATTGGTGGCGCTACTACCTCGCGCGTGCACACTGCTGTCAAGATTGCTCCTCACTATGACGGCCCAGTAGTCTATGTACCTGATGCGTCACGCTCAGTTTCTGTGGCATCGAGTTTGCTATCGGATGAGAGTGCGAAGAAGTTCATTCAAGATTTGCGCGATGACTATGAGCGGATTCGTAAACAGCACGCCAATCGAAAGGCAGCCCCAACCATTTCGTTAGAAGCAGCCCGCAAGAATCGTGAATTAATTGATTGGGCGCATTACACGCCAGAAAAGCCCAAATTTATTGGGCGTAGAGTGTTTAAGAACTTTGCCCTCAGTGAGATTGCCAAGTACATTGACTGGACACCATTTTTTCAAACTTGGGATTTAGCCGGTAAATTTCCAGCAATTTTGGATGACGAGATCGTTGGAGTTGAGGCTCGCAAAGTCTTTGAAGATGCGCAAGTATTATTGAAAAAACTCATTCAGGGGCAGTGGTTACAAGCTGACGCTGTAGTAGCGTTTTACCCAGCCGCTACAGTTGGCGATGATATTGTTTTATATAGCGATGAGTCGAAAGAGCATCCTCTATTCGTGTGGCATAACTTACGCCAACAATCCGAGCGTCCAATTGTCGATGGAGTACGTCGCCCCAATCGTTGTTTAGCGGATTATGTTGCTCCCAAGGATTCTGGTGTTGCTGATTATCTGGGATGCTTTGCTGTCACCACTGGTCATGGTGTTGAAAAGAAAGTGGCTGAGTTTCAGGCAAAGCATGATGACTACAGCGCAATTATGTTGAAGGCCTTGGCCGATCGATTGGCTGAAGCTTTTGCCGAGTTAATGCATCATCGAGTACGAACCGATTTATGGGGTTACGCTACCGATGAGATGTTGACCAATGAGCAAATGATCGATGAAGATTATCGAGGCATTCGTCCGGCTCCTGGTTACCCTGCTTGCCCTGCACATGAAGTAAAAAAAGATTTATTACGGGTTCTGGGTTCAGAAGACATTGGAATGACTTTGACTGAATCGATGGCCATGAATCCAGCGTCGAGTGTGAGCGGTTTTTACCTCGCCCATCCTGAGGCCCGTTACTTTAATGTGGGTAAGGTTTCTGAAGACCAGTTAGCTGATTTAGCGCTGCGTCGTGGTGAGGCTATTGAAGAGGTTCGGCGCCAATTATCCAGCTCACTGGATTAA
- a CDS encoding glutathione S-transferase family protein, whose product MLRLWGRQSSINVQKVLWCLAELELKEGADFERIDAGLEFGINRSSEYLSMNPNGLVPTLEDGELVLWESNTIMRYLVRAYDVKQRFSTDIATQSQSSKWLDWQLSTMWPPLRGTFLGLTRTPEAERNYAAIKKGYQDTNVHLAMLDNILSKQSFCSGDQFHIGDIPLGLCVNRWILLHQAFPEKTGPKADLIHIDQWLKRLEDRTHYSEIAEKELNMVKLD is encoded by the coding sequence ATGCTGCGCTTATGGGGTAGACAAAGCTCAATTAATGTTCAAAAGGTCCTATGGTGCCTTGCAGAGCTGGAGCTCAAAGAGGGCGCTGACTTCGAACGTATTGATGCTGGGCTAGAGTTTGGAATAAACCGTAGCTCTGAATACTTAAGCATGAATCCCAATGGTTTAGTGCCTACTTTAGAAGATGGCGAGCTTGTGCTGTGGGAATCTAATACCATCATGCGTTACTTGGTCAGAGCTTACGATGTCAAACAAAGATTCTCGACTGATATTGCTACACAATCTCAGTCCAGTAAATGGTTAGATTGGCAACTCAGTACGATGTGGCCACCCTTGCGAGGCACATTTCTGGGTTTGACTCGCACCCCTGAGGCCGAGCGTAATTACGCAGCAATCAAAAAAGGCTACCAAGACACCAATGTGCATCTAGCCATGTTGGATAACATTCTAAGCAAACAAAGCTTCTGCTCTGGAGACCAGTTTCATATTGGAGACATTCCCCTTGGACTTTGTGTCAATCGGTGGATTCTGCTTCACCAGGCCTTCCCAGAAAAAACTGGGCCTAAAGCCGACCTAATTCATATTGATCAATGGCTAAAGCGCCTAGAGGATCGAACGCACTACTCTGAGATTGCCGAAAAAGAATTAAATATGGTTAAGCTTGATTAG
- a CDS encoding PhaM family polyhydroxyalkanoate granule multifunctional regulatory protein, with protein MFGTIPEFNQSLEMFKTMWGQNAAGQMPGQFPFTADSSKAGNGFAAAFPGLDVDELEKRIKDLKSVENWLNLNLNILKSTIQGLEVQHATMMALKSFGDAVSASANDLKQKSTAPKAAAKPRKTAKPRRRKAGDATFLDAVGNSDEQ; from the coding sequence ATGTTCGGAACTATCCCTGAATTTAATCAAAGCCTTGAAATGTTTAAAACCATGTGGGGTCAAAATGCCGCTGGTCAGATGCCAGGTCAATTTCCCTTTACCGCTGATTCCAGCAAGGCTGGCAATGGTTTTGCTGCAGCATTTCCAGGCCTCGATGTTGATGAGCTAGAAAAGCGCATTAAAGACCTCAAGAGCGTCGAAAACTGGCTTAATCTCAATCTCAATATCCTGAAATCAACTATTCAGGGTCTTGAAGTACAACATGCCACCATGATGGCTTTAAAGTCTTTTGGTGATGCTGTTTCAGCCTCAGCGAACGACCTCAAGCAAAAGAGCACTGCACCTAAGGCTGCGGCTAAACCACGGAAAACCGCAAAACCCCGTCGTCGCAAAGCTGGCGACGCAACTTTCCTCGACGCAGTAGGTAATTCAGATGAGCAATAG
- a CDS encoding DUF1289 domain-containing protein, which produces MTTVPSPCNNHCKIDPHNGYCRGCYRSLPEITSWSVMTDEEKLAVYAHISERRPK; this is translated from the coding sequence TTGACAACCGTTCCATCACCTTGTAATAACCATTGCAAAATTGACCCTCACAATGGATATTGCCGTGGTTGTTATCGATCGCTTCCAGAAATCACAAGCTGGTCCGTAATGACTGATGAGGAAAAACTTGCGGTCTACGCTCACATCTCTGAACGTAGACCCAAATAA
- a CDS encoding flavin reductase family protein has protein sequence MSPFTSQELRKGFSSFATGVTVITCLDDSQQAHGITISSFNTVSLEPPLILWSLKKHSRLMPFFEVGHPQLIHVLARGQEDLAMHFATVKENQFDGVAHRITANGLTQLNDCVAYYECETISVYAGGDHNIIVAKVLQLQNHPECEPLIFAKSKFVGLDFVQDI, from the coding sequence GTGAGTCCCTTTACCTCACAAGAACTTCGCAAGGGCTTTTCTTCTTTTGCAACTGGGGTGACTGTTATCACCTGCTTGGATGACAGTCAACAGGCTCATGGCATCACCATCAGCTCCTTTAATACGGTCTCTCTTGAGCCGCCACTGATCCTGTGGAGCTTAAAAAAGCATTCTCGTTTAATGCCCTTCTTTGAAGTTGGCCATCCACAGTTGATTCACGTTCTTGCAAGAGGCCAAGAAGATCTTGCGATGCATTTTGCTACTGTCAAAGAAAACCAGTTTGATGGCGTCGCTCACCGCATCACTGCAAACGGGCTTACGCAGCTTAATGATTGTGTTGCTTATTATGAGTGCGAGACCATCTCTGTTTATGCGGGCGGTGATCACAATATTATTGTTGCTAAAGTACTTCAGCTCCAAAATCATCCGGAGTGTGAGCCCCTCATTTTTGCCAAGAGCAAATTTGTTGGTCTCGATTTTGTCCAAGACATTTAG
- a CDS encoding homocysteine S-methyltransferase family protein, producing the protein MQSKAHFPSYTRGQTLPELLKQRILILDGAMGTMIQQYKLTEQDYRGLPSNTRFENHPGDLKGNNELLVLTQPQIIQKIHEEYLEAGADIIETNTFGATSVAQEDYKMPELAREMNEVSARLARVACDKYSTADKPRFVAGAIGPTPKTASISPDVNDPGARNVNFDTLRASYREQIEGLFAGGVDLFLVETIFDTLNAKAALFALDEFFEETGECLPVMISGTVTDASGRILSGQTVEAFWNSLRHIQPLTFGLNCALGAALMRPYIAELAKICNTAVSCYPNAGLPNPMSDTGFDETPDITSSLVDGFAKDGLVNLVGGCCGTTPEHIRAIAQAVAKRKPRAFYRETVEVDE; encoded by the coding sequence ATGCAATCTAAAGCCCATTTTCCATCTTATACGCGTGGCCAGACGCTGCCTGAGCTGTTGAAACAGCGCATTCTGATTCTGGATGGGGCAATGGGCACCATGATCCAGCAGTACAAGCTTACAGAACAAGATTATCGGGGTTTGCCGAGTAATACCCGTTTTGAGAATCACCCGGGTGACCTTAAAGGAAATAACGAGTTATTGGTTTTAACCCAACCCCAGATTATTCAGAAGATTCATGAGGAGTACTTGGAGGCTGGTGCAGATATTATCGAGACCAATACTTTTGGCGCCACCTCGGTAGCCCAAGAGGATTACAAAATGCCAGAATTGGCTCGTGAGATGAATGAAGTCTCAGCCAGGTTAGCGCGCGTAGCTTGTGACAAATACAGCACCGCAGATAAGCCCCGTTTTGTTGCGGGCGCGATCGGACCTACACCAAAGACAGCCAGCATTTCACCGGATGTGAATGATCCAGGCGCACGCAATGTCAACTTCGATACTTTACGTGCTTCTTATCGCGAACAGATAGAGGGATTATTTGCTGGTGGTGTGGACTTGTTCTTAGTCGAAACCATCTTTGATACCTTAAATGCAAAAGCGGCTTTGTTTGCCTTGGATGAGTTTTTTGAAGAAACCGGCGAGTGCTTACCAGTCATGATCTCTGGCACGGTGACCGATGCCTCGGGTCGGATTCTTTCTGGGCAAACGGTTGAAGCTTTCTGGAATAGCCTGCGTCATATACAACCTTTAACCTTTGGATTAAATTGCGCTCTAGGTGCCGCATTAATGCGCCCTTATATTGCTGAGCTCGCAAAAATCTGTAATACCGCAGTCTCTTGCTATCCCAATGCAGGCTTGCCCAATCCGATGAGCGATACCGGCTTTGATGAAACACCGGATATCACTTCTAGTTTGGTTGATGGCTTTGCCAAAGACGGCTTAGTCAATCTCGTAGGCGGGTGCTGTGGCACAACCCCAGAACATATTCGGGCAATTGCCCAAGCAGTTGCCAAACGAAAGCCGCGGGCGTTTTATCGGGAAACTGTTGAGGTGGATGAATGA